The Papaver somniferum cultivar HN1 chromosome 3, ASM357369v1, whole genome shotgun sequence genome includes a region encoding these proteins:
- the LOC113356525 gene encoding uncharacterized protein LOC113356525 — MASCVNGLTKTVFSWSVQDIFNEELYKHQVEKIPECFESKKEYRSSFTLPLIEETRAELCSIMEGISFAPWAEVILVEKAKPVESSLQKLTVDFWRNRENERKKERYCPKPGDLFVLSNVVPELASDLDRIGVTWTFAMVTNVDEGTKKYGKNESKEEDESEKGVENEFIPDDWPSTSFKVQPSKAVGIDHEGMHNSLFAVFLTNMTTSTRIWNALGMSGNMSIINQILCTNSVVEEFCDVCSTQGDSNWTNDVVAHLSSTLNESQTSAVVTSISAAQCHHKSSVKLVWGPPGTGKTKTVSILLSILLKRNYRTVLCAPTNVAVKEVALRVFQLVKEAYEKDLGEDDQLSSVGDILLFGNKERLGVRDDLEEIYLDYRVDRLVEFFGPIGWKNTFRSMIDILTNCGSQYQVFLENEKTKKGEGEEENETPISFLEYTRNRYKAVGLLLKTNMNTLYTHFPKSLISQHNVKENSLLDSLESFERLLLHNDVTDKELEEIFEEGELVCTDVHVNEPCHSATTATLSRTRSECLKHLSSLHDSLDLDACLRKFQLRSLESLKWDVREFCFQNASLFFCTASSSYNLFKLEIDPLNLLVIDEAAQLKECESLIPLQLQGIRHAILIGDECQLPAMVNSKVSDEAGFGRSLFERLSSLGHSKNLLNMQYRMHPQISLFPNANFYQHQISDAPNVLCESYGRRFLPGAMFGPYSFISISDGREEVDDVGHSRRNIVEVAVVMKIVRMLHKAWQDSKQNLSIGIISPYIAQVAAIQDKVGKKYDKHDGFSLRVKTVDGFQGGEEDIIIISTVRSNKGGSIGFLSNYQRTNVALTRARHCLWILGDERTLLNSETCWSTLVNDSKVRRCFFRADEDKEIAKAILEAKKELSQLDDLLNGDSLLFKSARWKVLFSDNFRKSFGNIKSVQTQKLVINLLLKLSNGWRPRKLKSDTYCGSPLQLLKQYKVGGEYILSSVDVAKDSSYTQVLKIWDILPLEDIPKLVNRLDNIFSLYTDDYLSRCKLKHIEGDLEVPMIWKASDEIIQFMKNAESVTGSTTGVADGRSYVENSKVRDSLLLMKFYSLSSGVVNHLLSGNDGGELELPFEVTDQELEIIRFPRSTFILGRSGTGKTTVLTMKLFQKEQQHHLASAGFSEDKGDVSMHNAGKDVKRGNINENKGTFLRQIFVTVSPKLCSAVKNQISNLKSFICGGTSSPVHSLIDMHDTNDAVEFRDIPDCFADILPEKYPLVITFQKFLMMLDGSMDNSYFDRFTAGESSSGITVKSSPFALHALIRSKEVNFDRFNSFYWPHFNSEMTKKLDSSTVFTEIISHIKGGLIDGRVPDGKLSKEDYKSLSLGRVSILSMETREMIYDIFIDYEKEKVLNGEFDLSDFVIDLHCRLKNGSYRGDDMDFVYIDEVQDLTMRQIGLFKYICRNFEEGFVFSGDTAQTIARGIDFRFQDIKSLFFNEFLCDSQQSNGKRNVKDKYQSRISEIFQLNQNFRTHAGVLHLSQSVIELLYHFFPHSIDILSPETSLIYGEQPVLLESVKDENAIITIFGNSCGGNTGEKMVGFGAEQVVLVRDESARKEILEQIGKQALVLTIVECKGLEFQDVLLYNFFGTSPLKNQWRVVYGYMKQQNLFSSVEQKFPSFSKAKHKLLCSELKQLYVAITRTRQRLWICENIDEFSKPMYEYWKEQNLVQVRELDESLAQAMKVASSKEEWLSRGIKLFNERNYEMATMCFERAGDLKREKWAKASGLRAAADRLQGSNSELARVALMEAAEIYESISKNELAAECNIELKEFKRAGALYRDKCDESYLEVAGDCFHQAECWSTAAEVYCKANCLTKCLVVCTTGNLFDKGLDYIRNWKENAQLDADTVKSRELKKMEQSFLERCALHYHQLNDTNSMVKFVRAFSSMEEKRAFLGSRNYLSELIVLEAESGNFTEAASVARLKGDLLLEADMLEKAGTFEEACGLILMHVLGCSLWSNESKGWPLDKFMNKEALLLTAKLIAKNKSDLFHEFVCVETSLLSDTLLSDTTSSLSVLGDCLGASQRLKNRRVEIISYWKILDLHLHTSARKYFWNDKVVLNPSRHAEESMSQNRVSMDTLIHYWDQWKEMIVEVLKYLSSLGTQHEENYMEYEAFCLGYFGVRKEEGTHGSFYVLINDTAYWVKDINDRSFHRSGNLVRLDVKQFVNAARCYWVSEILAVCMKVLEKLDALLKNSFSTFHHGATVLHIFEVSKWIMEFKELDKKLPNSVQKGLSSSKWQFSRILCPMDLKLIMMENMIALRQTDLSKDLIKELIAENLTTSPYLSHGQIGRVVMLLFTSGNLTDELYRQIVDRFEANPKWEKWGIFIHQLKESIGSAFVPVALVWKFLDALRDTYYNANWKKEVDYISPSCFVYLLERLVFLASSCQGSFITTKFSLIESLSVDNWKNISKPEYIVSSELLIDVVAGLLTSKVETLEWFGRTDAAAKKDYPLLVLRLVILICLICMNGNTGKPIQFLLARRDLISQLPPAFQEIFTSRKGMNTIILARALETIENPLVTVRLRNSRSKYSWPDGILVDLSMIHCREDVLFLLFPKNLDCGPKVESEANFLSEASSSLAIVGQGSNAECTPGSEVEMLDLQRSYKKFWHTFDVSKFQKEINAYIEETSSESDKQQWKVELPECVHILEAAIATLKQKTPRDDEAQRLSNKIEFMLADVNNLLLATQTSQRDEEIGHTISTVTDFFGKMQAWEQKLKPFLDSLFLMPNDTNIPAETAKTSVASEGVNNKKTNKGKGKTKSKSKKSGKGKGKK; from the exons ATGGCTTCTTGTGTAAATGGTTTAACTAAGACGGTGTTTTCATGGAGTGTTCAAGACATATTTAATGAAGAGCTTTACAAACATCAG GTGGAAAAGATTCCCGAGTGCTTTGAATCGAAGAAAGAGTATCGGAGCTCTTTTACTCTTCCTTTGATAGAAGAAACTCGTGCGGAATTATGTTCAATAATGGAGGGTATCTCTTTTGCACCTTGGGCTGAGGTGATCTTAGTAGAGAAAGCTAAGCCGGTTGAGTCTTCATTACAAAAACTTACTGTAGatttttggagaaatagagaaaatGAGAGGAAAAAGGAACGTTATTGTCCCAAACCAGGTGACCTGTTTGTTTTGTCTAATGTAGTACCTGAACTTGCATCTGATTTAGATCGTATTGGAGTTACATGGACTTTTGCTATGGTTACCAATGTTGATGAGGGTACTAAAAAATACGGGAAGAATGAATCTAAAGAAGAGGATGAATCTGAAAAAGGTGTGGAGAATGAGTTCATTCCTGATGACTGGCCTAGTACAAGTTTTAAGGTTCAACCTTCAAAAGCAGTTGGGATTGATCATGAGGGCATGCATaactccctttttgcagtattCCTTACCAACATGACAACCAGCACCAGGATATGGAACGCATTGGGCATGTCTGGAAACATGAGTATCATCAACCAAATTCTGTGTACCAATTCAGTG GTTGAGGAATTCTGCGATGTCTGCTCCACACAAGGTGATAGCAATTGGACTAATGATGTAGTTGCACATTTATCATCAACCCTTAATGAGTCCCAAACATCAGCAGTAGTGACTTCCATATCTGCAGCTCAGTGTCATCATAAGTCATCGGTTAAGCTTGTTTGGGGTCCCCCAGGGACTGGGAAAACTAAGACTGTTAGTATATTGCTAAGCATTCTCTTAAAAAGAAACTATAGAACAGTTTTATGCGCTCCAACAAATGTCGCAGTTAAAGAAGTTGCCTTGCGGGTCTTTCAGCTTGTTAAAGAGGCTTATGAGAAGGACTTGGGAGAGGATGATCAGTTATCTTCTGTTGGAGATATACTATTGTTTGGAAATAAGGAAAGATTGGGAGTACGTGATGATCTTGAGGAGATTTACTTAGATTATCGAGTTGATAGACTTGTAGAGTTTTTTGGTCCGATTGGTTGGAAGAATACTTTCAGATCAATGATCGACATTCTTACAAATTGTGGTTCACAATATCAAGTGTTTTTGGAGAATGAAAAAACCAAAAAGGGTGAAGGTGAAGAGGAGAATGAAACACCCATTTCCTTTCTTGAGTATACTAGAAACCGATACAAAGCTGTAGGCTTACTCCTGAAAACCAACATGAATACTTTATACACCCATTTCCCAAAAAGTCTAATTTCGCAGCATAATGTCAAGGAGAATTCCCttcttgattcactcgaatctttTGAAAGATTGCTGTTACATAATGATGTAACGGACAAAGAACTAGAAGAGATATTCGAGGAGGGAGAATTAGTTTGTACTGATGTACATGTGAATGAACCGTGTCATAGTGCTACCACAGCAACTCTATCCAGGACGAGAAGTGAGTGTCTTAAGCATCTGAGCTCCCTTCATGATTCTCTAGATCTTGACGCATGCCTTCGTAAGTTTCAGTTAAGGAGTTTGGAGTCATTGAAATGGGATGTACGGGAGTTCTGTTTCCAGAACGCTTCCCTCTTTTTTTGCACGGCTTCTAGCTCGTATAATTTGTTCAAGTTGGAGATTGATCCACTGAACTTATTAGTTATTGACGAAGCTGCTCAGTTAAAAGAGTGTGAGTCACTAATACCCTTACAACTTCAAGGTATAAGACATGCTATTTTGATCGGGGATGAGTGTCAGTTACCAGCGATGGTCAATAGCAAG gtcTCTGATGAAGCTGGGTTTGGCAGAAGTCTTTTTGAAAGGTTGAGTTCATTGGGGCACTCAAAGAACCTGCTTAATATGCAATACCGGATGCATCCCCAAATAAGCTTGTTCCCGAATGCAAACTTTTATCAACATCAGATTTCTGATGCACCAAATGTTTTATGTGAAAGTTACGGAAGACGGTTCCTTCCTGGAGCTATGTTTGGGCCGTACTCTTTCATTAGTATTTCTGACGGAAGAGAGGAGGTAGATGATGTCGGACATAGTAGAAGAAATATTGTGGAAGTTGCAGTTGTTATGAAAATAGTGCGAATGCTTCATAAAG CATGGCAGGACTCAAAACAAAATCTAAGCATTGGTATAATATCCCCATACATTGCGCAAGTTGCTGCAATACAGGACAAGGTTGGGAAGAAGTATGATAAGCATGATGGATTTTCTTTGAGGGTGAAGACTGTGGATGGTTTCCAAGGTggtgaagaagatatcatcataaTATCTACAGTCAGATCGAATAAAGGTGGATCAATTGGGTTTCTTTCTAATTATCAGCGAACCAATGTTGCTTTAACAAGGGCGAG GCACTGCTTGTGGATTTTAGGTGACGAACGAACTTTATTGAATAGTGAAACTTGCTGGTCCACTTTAGTTAATGATTCAAAAGTTCGGCGTTGTTTCTTTCGTGCTGATGAAGATAAGGAGATTGCTAAAGCCATATTAGAGGCGAAGAAGGAGCTGTCCCAGTTAGATGATTTACTTAATGGAGATAGTTTACTTTTCAAAAGTGCTAGATGGAAG GTTCTATTTAGCGATAACTTCAGGAAATCATTTGGGAACATCAAATCAGTGCAAACACAAAAGTTAGTTATCAATTTATTGCTTAAGCTTTCCAATGGTTGGCGCCCAAGGAAGCTTAAGTCAGACACTTATTGTGGAAGTCCATTGCAGCTTCTGAAACAATATAAGGTCGGGGGGGAGTATATTTTATCCAGTGTTGATGTTGCTAAAGATTCAAGCTACACGCAGGTTCTAAAGATATGGGATATTTTACCTCTTGAGGACATTCCGAAACTAGTTAACCGTCTGGATAATATCTTCTCATTGTACACTGATGACTACCTCAGCCGGTGTAAGCTGAAGCATATAGAGGG AGATTTGGAGGTCCCAATGATATGGAAGGCAAGTGATGAGATTATCCAGTTCATGAAAAACGCCGAGTCAGTTACAGGCTCAACCACTGGGGTAGCAGATGGAAGAAGTTATGTTGAGAACTCGAAAGTGAGGGACAGTTTGTTACTAATGAAATTTTACTCTTTGTCATCTGGTGTGGTGAATCATTTACTCTCTGGAAATGACGGTGGAGAACTTGAGCTTCCTTTCGAAGTGACAGACCAAGAATTGGAGATAATACGTTTCCCTAGAAGTACATTTATTCTTGGACGGTCCGGAACTGGTAAAACAACTGTTTTAACAATGAAATTGTTTCAAAAGGAGCAGCAACACCATCTAGCTTCAGCTGGATTCTCTGAGGATAAGGGTGATGTTTCTATGCATAATGCCGGCAAAGATGTGAAAAGAGGAAATATCAACGAGAATAAAGGAACTTTCTTACGCCAAATATTCGTAACTGTCAGTCCTAAACTATGCTCAGCCGTAAAGAACCAAATATCTAACTTGAAAAG TTTTATATGTGGTGGAACTTCTTCACCTGTGCATAGTTTAATAGATATGCATGATACCAATGATGCTGTTGAATTCAGGGATATTCCTGATTGTTTTGCTGATATTCTACCTGAAAAGTATCCCCTTGTCATAACATTCCAGAAGTTCCTAATGATGCTTGATGGAAGTATGGACAATTCATATTTTGATAGATTCACAGCAGGGGAATCTTCAAGTGGTATTACTGTAAAATCTAGTCCATTTGCCTTGCATGCACTTATAAGATCGAAGGAGGTTAACTTTGATCGTTTCAATTCATTTTACTGGCCTCATTTCAATTCAGAGATGACCAAGAAGCTCGATTCTTCTACGGTATTCACTGAAATTATTTCACACATAAAAGGTGGATTAATTGATGGTAGGGTACCTGATGGAAAACTAAGCAAGGAAGATTACAAGTCACTATCTCTTGGTCGGGTTTCAATCCTGAGCATGGAAACAAGAGAGATGATTTATGATATCTTTATTGATTATGAAAAGGAGAAGGTGCTAAATGGTGAGTTTGATTTGTCTGATTTCGTCATTGATCTTCATTGTCGGTTGAAAAATGGGAGCTATAGGGGTGATGATATGGACTTTGTGTATATTGATGAGGTTCAGGATTTGACTATGAGACAAATTGGACTTTTCAAGTACATTTGCAGAAACTTTGAGGAGGGATTTGTTTTTTCTGGTGACACTGCACAGACCATTGCCAGGGGTATCGATTTCAGATTTCAAGACATTAAATCTTTATTCTTTAATGAGTTTCTCTGTGATTCACAACAAAGTAATGGCAAAAGAAATGTAAAGGACAAGTATCAATCTCGTATATCAGAGATATTCCAACTGAACCAAAATTTCCGTACTCATGCAGGTGTTCTCCATTTGTCACAGAGTGTGATTGAGCTTCTTTACCATTTTTTTCCACATTCAATTGATATTTTAAGCCCCGAGACTAGCCTTATTTATGGAGAACAACCAGTTTTGCTAGAATCGGTGAAGGATGAGAATGCTATTATTACGATTTTTGGCAATAGCTGTGGTGGGAATACTGGAGAGAAAATGGTAGGATTTGGTGCAGAACAGGTTGTCTTGGTGCGCGATGAATCTGCTAGGAAGGAAATTTTGGAACAGATTGGAAAGCAAGCTCTTGTGCTGACAATAGTTGAGTGCAAAGGTCTTGAATTTCAG GACGTGTTGCTTTATAACTTTTTTGGAACATCACCTTTGAAGAATCAATGGAGAGTTGTTTACGGATACATGAAGCAACAAAACCTTTTCAGCTCTGTTGAACAGAAATTTCCAAGTTTTAGCAAGGCAAAACATAAATTACTCTGCTCTGAACTGAAGCAATTGTATGTCGCTATAACTCGAACCAGGCAAAGATTGTGGATCTGTGAGAATATAGATGAGTTCTCTAAGCCCATGTATGAGTACTGGAAGGAGCAGAATCTTGTTCAGGTTAGAGAACTTGACGAATCACTTGCGCAGGCAATGAAGGTTGCTAGTAGCAAGGAAGAGTGGCTTTCTCGTGGTATCAAG TTATTCAATGAGCGTAACTATGAGATGGCGACAATGTGTTTTGAGAGAGCTGGGGACTTGAAAAGGGAGAAATGGGCGAAGGCTTCTGGCCTTAGAGCTGCTGCTGATCGTTTGCAGGGTTCTAACTCCGAACTTGCTCGTGTTGCTCTTATGGAGGCTGCTGAAATTTATGAATCAATTAGCAAAAATGAGTTAGCAGCCGAATGTAATATTGAGCTGAAGGAGTTTAAAAGGGCTG GTGCACTGTACCGGGATAAATGTGATGAGTCTTACCTTGAAGTTGCCGGTGACTGTTTTCATCAAGCTGAATGTTGGAGTACTGCAGCTGAAGTGTATTGTAAGGCCAATTGCTTAACGAAATGCTTAGTTGTGTGCACAACTGGTAATCTCTTCGACAAGGGTCTGGATTACATTAGAAACTGGAAAGAAAATGCTCAATTAGATGCTGATACTGTTAAAAGTCGAGAACTaaaaaaaatggaacaaagttTCCTCGAGAGATGTGCTCTTCATTATCATCAACTGAATGATACAAACAGTATGGTGAAGTTTGTTCGAGCCTTTTCTTCAATGGAGGAAAAACGGGCGTTCTTGGGGTCTCGTAATTATCTTAGTGAACTTATTGTGTTAGAGGCTGAATCTGGTAATTTTACTGAGGCTGCCAGTGTCGCAAGGTTGAAAGGAGATCTTCTTCTCGAGGCTGATATGTTAGAAAAGGCTGGGACCTTTGAAGAAGCATGTGGGTTAATTCTAATGCATGTTCTTGGTTGCTCGCTTTGGTCAAATGAAAGTAAAGGTTGGCCCTTAGATAAATTTATGAACAAAGAAGCACTTTTACTCACAGCAAAATTGATCGCCAAAAacaaaagtgatctctttcacgAATTTGTCTGTGTGGAGACAAGCTTACTGTCAGACACCTTACTGTCAGACACCACTAGTAGCCTATCAGTGCTGGGAGATTGTTTAGGTGCTTCACAAAGACTCAAGAACCGCCGAGTAGAAATTATCTCTTATTGGAAAATTCTTGATTTACATTTACATACTTCAGCTCGGAAATATTTTTGGAATGACAAAGTGGTACTGAATCCATCAAGGCATGCAGAAGAGTCAATGTCCCAGAATAGGGTCTCCATGGATACATTAATCCACTATTGGGATCAGTGGAAAGAGATGATTGTCGAAGTGTTGAAGTACCTCAGTTCTCTTGGAACTCAGCATGAAGAAAACTATATGGAATATGAGGCATTCTGTTTGGGTTACTTTGGTGTGCGCAAAGAGGAAGGCACACACGGTTCATTCTATGTTTTGATAAACGATACTGCTTATTGGGTGAAAGACATCAATGATCGATCTTTTCACAGGAGTGGTAATTTGGTCCGTTTGGATGTTAAGCAATTTGTAAATGCTGCTCGTTGCTATTGGGTTTCTGAAATACTTGCTGTTTGTATGAAAGTACTGGAGAAGCTTGATGCCCTCCTGAAGAATTCGTTTTCAACATTTCACCATGGGGCAACTGTTCTTCACATTTTTGAAGTCAGCAAGTGGATAATGGAATTCAAGGAATTGGACAAGAAACTTCCGAATTCAGTTCAGAAGGGCTTGTCGTCTTCGAAGTGGCAGTTCTCTCGGATTTTGTGTCCCATGGACTTGAAActgataatgatggaaaatatgattgcTTTGAGACAAACAGATCTCTCTAAGGATCTAATCAAAGAATTAATTGCTGAAAATCTGACGACAAGTCCTTACTTGTCGCATGGGCAAATTGGGCGGGTGGTGATGCTGCTATTCACGTCTGGGAATCTAACAGATGAACTGTATCGACAGATAGTAGATCGGTTTGAAGCGAACCCAAAATGGGAAAAATGGGGAATATTCATTCATCAGCTTAAAGAGAGCATTGGTTCAGCATTTGTTCCTGTGGCATTAGTCTGGAAATTTCTAGACGCATTACGAGACACATATTATAATGCCAACTGGAAGAAAGAGGTTGATTATATTTCACCATCCTGCTTTGTGTATCTTCTTGAGCGCCTTGTTTTTTTGGCAAGCTCTTGCCAAGGGTCCTTTATCACGACAAAGTTTTCTCTCATCGAATCACTTTCCGTCGACAACTGGAAAAACATTTCAAAACCAGAGTACATTGTATCTTCAGAACTTCTCATTGATGTTGTAGCTGGCCTATTAACAAGTAAAGTGGAGACTTTGGAATGGTTTGGGAGAACTGATGCTGCAGCCAAGAAGGATTACCCTCTTCTGGTCTTAAGATTGGTAATATTGATCTGTCTAATTTGTATGAACGGAAACACGGGAAAGCCAATTCAATTTCTATTGGCTAGAAGAGATCTAATTTCCCAACTTCCACCTGCATTTCAAGAAATATTTACCAGTAGGAAAGGGATGAATACTATAATACTTGCACGAGCACTTGAAACAATTGAGAATCCCCTGGTGACGGTACGTCTTAGAAATAGTCGATCCAAGTATTCCTGGCCTGATGGTATCCTTGTGGACTTGAGTATGATTCACTGTAGGGAAGATGTGTTGTTTTTATTATTCCCTAAGAATCTTGATTGTGGCCCAAAGGTTGAATCAGAGGCTAACTTCTTAAGCGAGGCATCCAGTTCTTTGGCGATTGTTGGCCAAGGTAGCAATGCTGAATGCACTCCGGGTTCTGAAGTCGAAATGCTAGACTTGCAAAGGAGTTATAAGAAGTTTTGGCATACATTTGATGTCTCTAAGTTTCAGAAAGAAATCAATGCTTACATTGAAGAAACTAGCTCCGAGTCCGACAAACAGCAGTGGAAG GTGGAGTTACCTGAATGCGTCCACATTCTTGAAGCTGCAATAGCAACACTGAAGCAGAAAACTCCTCGTGATGATGAAGCTCAGCGTCTCTCTAACAAAATTGAATTCATGCTCGCGGATGTAAACAACCTGCTCCTTGCTACTCAAACGTCCCAGAG GGATGAGGAAATTGGCCACACTATTTCAACGGTTACCGACTTCTTTGGTAAGATGCAGGCGTGGGAGCAGAAACTGAAACCATTCTTGGATTCTTTGTTTTTGATGCCTAATGATACAAATATTCCTGCCGAAACTGCAAAAACCAGTGTTGCATCAGAAGGGGTAAACAACAAGAAGACTAACAAGGGCAAGGGGAAAACAAAATCCAAGAGTAAGAAGAGCGGCAAAGGCAAGGGGAAGAAGTAG